The uncultured Bacteroides sp. DNA segment TGTAGTAGCGATGTCACAAGCTTAAAAGGAAGTCTGGCTTTTATGAAGCTGACCTGATTATTAATAAATAGATTTTTGGCTATGCAAATGAAAGATTATCTTTGTTGCATAGCCAGAATTAAATAACAAGAATATGAAATCAATATTAGAAAATCGTCCGGTACTAGCCAAACAGGTAGCTGATGTAGCTGAAGTAGCCGGATATCTCTGGCAAAAAGGTTGGGCTGAACGTAATGGAGGAAATATCACCATCAATATTACAGATGTAATTGATGATGAGATTAGAAATATGAAAGCGATTAGTGACCGAGTTGAGATCGGTTCTTGCCTTCCGCACTTAAAAGGATGCTACTTTTTTTGTAAAGGGACCAATAAACGCATGCGTGATTTGGCCCGTTGGCCTATGGAAAATGGATCGGTTATCCGTATCTGTGATGATTGCTCAAGTTATGAAATAATAGCAGATAAGCCTGTTGCTCCCACTTCAGAATTGGCTTCTCATTTATCTATGCACAATTATCTGATAGGTAGTGGCTCTAACTATAAAGCAGCAGTGCATACCCACCCAATTGATTTGGTAGCAATGACTCACAATCCTGCTTTCTTGAAAAAAGATGTGTTGACGAAATTGCTTTGGAGTATGATTCCGGAGACAAGAGCTTTCTGCCCAAAAGGTTTGGGCATTATCCCTTATGCTTTGCCTAGTTCTTTTGAATTAGCAAATGCAACAGTCAAAGAACTTGCTGACTACGACGTCGTGATGTGGGAAAAGCATGGAGTTTGCTCTGTTGGTGAAAATGTGATGGAAGCATTCGACATGGTTGATACACTTTCCAAATCAGCTCAGATATATCTTACAGCTAAATCGATGGGGTTTGAGCCTGAAGGTATGTCAGATGAACTGATGGAAGAGCTTAAAGTCGCTTTTAATCTGCCTAAATAGATCTCATCTATTATTCTAAAACAAGGACATGAGTGTTTTACATGAACGCTATGTTCTTGTTTTCTATCAACTCTACTAGCATTATCAATCTATTAATCATGAATTTAAAGAAAAGTTTGTTGCTGGGTACACTTGCCCTCTGCTTTACCTCTCTGACTTCTCATGCGCAGACAAAAATGACTGCTGAAGAAGCTGCTGTGAAAATTGCAAATCGTATATTGAACAGCACTACCTATGAGTTCAAAAACGCTAAAACCGGGGAAACATATAAATCGGTAAAGGGACTTCCTGTATCGCCGGATATTAAGGTTGTTTCTAAATATAACCAATGGCATTACACCAATGGT contains these protein-coding regions:
- the rhaD gene encoding rhamnulose-1-phosphate aldolase, with product MKSILENRPVLAKQVADVAEVAGYLWQKGWAERNGGNITINITDVIDDEIRNMKAISDRVEIGSCLPHLKGCYFFCKGTNKRMRDLARWPMENGSVIRICDDCSSYEIIADKPVAPTSELASHLSMHNYLIGSGSNYKAAVHTHPIDLVAMTHNPAFLKKDVLTKLLWSMIPETRAFCPKGLGIIPYALPSSFELANATVKELADYDVVMWEKHGVCSVGENVMEAFDMVDTLSKSAQIYLTAKSMGFEPEGMSDELMEELKVAFNLPK